Part of the Lampris incognitus isolate fLamInc1 chromosome 1, fLamInc1.hap2, whole genome shotgun sequence genome is shown below.
CTCCTTCTGCTCTCGGTCCAGAGGTTTTTCCAGAACCATTTCGACCTTCTTACTGCCGTCCCTATCGCCTTGCAGTTTTAACACGAAGTTATCAGTCGGGTGAAATGAGTAGCTCTGAAGCCCATTGACGCCGATGTCCGAATCAAACGCCCTCTCCAGAACAAACTTCGACCCGACGGTGGCGGACTCGCTGATGTCAAATTTCATCGAGTCTTTCTGGAAAAACGGGGCGTTGTCGTTTACATCCGTGATCTCGATCGTGACCCTGTAAAACTCAATCGGGTTTTCCAAAATGATCTGAAAATGTAGAGCGCACGGCATCGTCTGCGCGCACAGCGCCTCCCTGTCTATCCTCTCCCTGACGAGGAGGGCTCCCCTTTCTCTGTCCAGCTCGATGTACTCCGCGTTATTCCCAGTGTGCAACCGAGCTTTCCCCGACCTCAGCCTTTTCACATCCAAGCCCAGATCCTGTGCTATGTTCCCGACCAAAGAGCCTTTCGCCATTTCCTCGGGAATGGAGTAGCTGACCTGCCCGAGCACGGCGGTCAGGCAGAGTACCGAGACGCACAACGACACCCGCCATCTCATTGTTCTCTGCGCCATTTCCCTGGCGTCAAAAAACGGCTCGATTCCTTTGACCTTTTTTTCTCCGTAGGTTCGAGTTCAGCCGAGACTCCGTTAAATTTCAGAACGGATTGTCCGATATTATTCGGTGAAAAAGCCACCTTTCTCCGAGAGAAACAAAAGAATATAAGGTCGATGAGCCTTGCTGAATGTTCTCGGTAACAGGGATTGAACGTATGCGCTCTGTCTCCGTTCacccctccccatctctctctctctctctctctctctctctctctctctctctctctctctctctctctctctctctctctctctctctctctctctctctctctctctctctctctctctctctccccctccaacaCATTAGTCAACAGCGGCCCTCACTGTCCAGTATTCAGAACTGCACAACACAATAAATACAGAACAGGATGGGGTACAGCACGAATCATATACTAGATGTCACGTAGATGAATATTCCCAGTTTCAGCcccgaatgtaaaaaaaaaactagtaaaACTTGATAAAAAATGGGAATAAGATAAAACTCAGGCCCATATAAACACAGTCGCCCATTATTAATAGATGCTATTATAATATCAACCTCTACTTGAAACTGCAAACATTTCGCACACATGTAAAATATCCACTGTTGTAAAAACGATCAGATACTGGTCAGGACtgtaagcaaaaaagaaaaaaagtgacagGAGTAAAGAAAACTGGACACAAAGGAGCATGGGCGGTTGCAATGTggctaagcaaaaaaaaaaaaacccaaaaaaacccatGATGCTGAAATAACACACAGTTGGTAACTGTCCGTGGTTCTGAAGGAAGGCAAACAGAAAGCTAAAATGAACATTCTTGTGAACACTAACCTCTACAGGAGAGTCTGGCTCATCCAGGATGTTCTTTTCATTCTGGATCCGCTGCATCGTCCCTGTacaactggggtccattatcagcACGTTCTGACTACCGGCTCTGCCGAACTTACAGTCACTCTTTCTGGAGTCAGTCGTCCTGCACACCTCGTAATTGTACACGTGCTGGAGAGTCCCTGACCCCAAAGTGTCTGAGTAACGTGGTGGATAATAGGGAATCACCGGCAGACTGGAATGATAGAGGATGCGAGACTGTCTCCATCTGTATATCTTCACTGATATGATGACCACTAAGCAGGTGATGAAGAGAAAGGACACTACAGCCAAAGCCAAGACTAAGTAAAAAGTCAGGTTGTCATTGTACTCCTTGTCGTGCGTAAAGTCAGTGAACTCCGAGAGCACTTCAGGGAAGCTGTCCGCCACCGCCACGTTAACATTGACTGTAGCTGAACGAGAGGGCTGCCCGTTGTCCTCCACTACAACAGTCAGCCTTTGCTTCACAGCATCTTTATCAGTGACTTGGCGGATAGTCCTTATTTCCCCATTCTGTAAGCCCACTTCAAACAGCGCCCTATCTGTGGCTTTCTGCAGCTTATAGGAGAGCCAGGCATTCTGTCCAGAGTccacatcaacagccaccactttagTCACCAGATAGCCCACATCTGCTGAACGAGGCACCATTTCAGCCACCAGAGAGCTGCTGGTCTGGACTGGGTACAGCACCTGAGGGGCGTTGTCGTTCTGGTCCTGGATCATTATTTTCACAGTCACGTTACTACTGAGTGGAGGAGAGCCTCCATCCTGCGCTTTAACACACAAGTGGAAATCCTTGATGTGCTCGTAGTCAAAAGAGCGAACTGCATGGATGACTCCACTATCAGCACTGACGGACACATAGGAGGAGACGGGCACTCCGTTAACCGAGGAGTCCTCCAGTATATAAGAGACACGGGCATTCTGGTTCCAGTCAGCGTCTGTGGCTTTCACTGTGAATATGGAGAGACCCGGTGTGTTGTTTTCTACAATGTAGGCCTCATATGAGCTCCTCTCAAAGACAGGCGCGTTGTCATTCACATCTGAGATGTGTAAGGTGAGAGTGACGCTGCTGGAGAGAGAGGGCACTCCCTCATCACAACACGTGATACTGATATTATACTCGGAGGCTCTCTCTCGGTCCAGATTACTGTCTGTCACTAGAGTAAAGAAATTATTTGATGTCGACTTCATGTCAAAAGGGACATTTTCGTCTAAGACACACAACACTTTACCGTTTTCATCTGAGTCGGGGTCTTGAATATTCATCATAGTAAGAACCGTCCCAGGCTTTACATCCTCCGCTATGCTCCTCAACTGTGACATAATATTTATAATAGGCGGGTTATCGTTCGTGTCTAACACTTCAATTATTACTTTACAGACGTCGGAGTTTCCACCTGGGTCTGCGGCTTGAACGTCTATTTCATAATGCTTTATTCTCTCATAATCAAGTTTGCCAACTAACTGAAATAACCCATTGTCTTCATTTACCTTAAACAGGCCCGCGGCGCCCTCCGCTATGCCCGAAATTGAATACAAGACGTGTCCGTGAGATCCTTGATCCGCATCGGTCGCGCTCACCGTTGTTAAAACGCTGCCTTTCACGGCATCCTCCTCTACGTTAGCCTTGTACTCCGCTTGAGCACATACCGGCGCATTGTCATTGGCGTCCAGCACAGCGATGCGTATCTGGATCGTCCCGGAGAGCCGCGGCTCGCCGCCATCGACGGCAGTCAAAACCAGAGACAACCGATCCTGTTTCTCTCGGTCTAGAGGTTTCCTCAGAACCATCTCCACATTTCTGCTGCCGCCCACTCGATACGAATTCAAAACGAAGTTGTCGCTCGGTCTCAGTGAATAGCTTTGCAGGCCGTTAAGCCCGACGTCGTCGTCGACTGCCTTTTCCAGCACGAACTTCGCCCCGATTTGTGCCAATTCCCCGACGTCGAATTTCACCTCGCCGTTTTTAAAAGCGGGAGCGTTGTCGTTGATATCGGTGACCTCGACCGTGACGGTGTAAAACTCCATAGGGTTTTCCAAGATGATCTGGAAGTCAAGCGCGCAGGGCGTCGTTCGTCCGCAGAGCGCCTCTCTGTCTATTCTTTCTCCGACAAGGAGGACTCCTCTCTCCTTATCCAGCACCATGTATCCGCCACTGTCCCCTGTGTAGATACGCGCTTTACCCGACTTGAGCCTTTGGATATCCAAACCCAAATCCTGCGCAACGTTACCGACCAGCGAGCCTTTCGCCATCTCCTCAGGGATGGAGTAACTGACCTGTCCGCGCGCCCAGCTGAGAGAAAAGACCCAGATGAACAACAGCGCTCGCCGCTCCATTGTTCTGTCCAGCATCTCTCCTGCCCATACGAAACAGCACAATAGAATAAACCAATAGATTTCCTACGCAAATATCAGTAGAGAGAGACGATATGCTATCCACAGtccagggaagaaaaaaaaaggaaattctcTGGATATCTATTCGTTTGATAATATCCCAACTGTAAAAGCGAGTGTTTCTCGATTGTCCCCTCCTCTCGCTATGGCATGACGCGGGAGGCACTGCTGCTGTAAAGCTGCTCTGGGACTTCATCACACTGTCCAACAGCGTCTCCCTGAGTTCACTGCCTGGAACTCCACATTTTAAAGGGTCGTCGCTGACATCGTTTCAGTGGAGTTCATTGAAACCTTTCCTAACACTAATTCTATGTGAAGATACACAAAGATAACAATTTCTTGTCACGCCATTACATTTCAATAAGGTCGATATCATCGGGACGTTATGATATCCGCTTTTTGCTCTCtatcacacacgtgtgcacactgaaacacacgcacacgcacacacacacgcacacacacacgcacacacacatactgatctGTGTACGtgtcattatgtgtgtgtgtgtgtgcgagagagtgagagagagagagaatgagagaaacagaaagaaagctGAAAACTGACTACATTCAGTGAAAAAATGGGGCTGATATTGCACAAATCAGAATAAAAGCAAGATGCACAAAGACGGGACATTAACACCACATGACTGGGGGATGAACACTTCCTACAGAACAAGTTCCACGGATCCTCTTAATCATGAACTATTTCATTTTCCTTATTTTAGCCATTTGGGTAGACAAATAcctttaaaaaaataaacaaccaAGGGGTGAGTTTGGACTTTTAGTGTTGCCAACTTCGTTTGTCCAATTGAAACactttgtaaaatgaaataagacAAACATTATTCCGGATAGACCATATTACAACGCACAAATAAAGCAAATTAGTCTGACATGAAACCTTGGCACTTCTAGCTCTAATTTCCATAACACGACAATTTCAAGGGAACGATTCAGGGATTTGTGAGGGTTGATGCAAAATACCCATAATAAAAACTGAGATATGCAttccagaaaaacaaaacaaaaaacaaactaacCTCTACAGGAGAGTCTGGCTCATCCAGGATGTTCTTTTCATTCTGGATCCGCTGCATCGTCCCTGTGCAACTGGGATCCATTATCAGCACGTTCTGACTACCGGCTCTGCCGAACTTACAGTCACTCTTTCTGGAGTCAGTCGTCCTGCACACCTCGTAATTGTACACGTGCTGGAGAGTCCCTGTCCCCAAAGTGTCTGAGTAACGTGGTGGATAATAGGGAATCACCGGCAGACTGGAATGATAGAGGATGCGAGACTGTCTCCATCTGTATATCTTCACTGATATGATGACCACTAAGCAGGTGATGAAGAGAAAGGACACTACAGCCAAAGCCAAGACTAAGTAAAAAGTCAGGTTGTCATTGTACTCCTTGTCGTGCGTAAAGTCAGTGAACTCCGAGAGCACTTCAGGGAAGCTGTCCGCCACCGCCACGTTAACATTGACTGTAGCTGAACGAGAGGGCTGCCCGTTGTCCTCCACTACAACAGTCAGCCTTTGTTTCACAGCATCTTTATCAGTGACTTGGCGGATAGTCCTTATTTCCCCATTCTGTAAGCCCACTTCAAACAGCGCCCTGTCTGTGGCTTTCTGCAGCTTATAGGAGAGCCAGGCATTTTGTCCAGAGTccacatcaacagccaccactttagTCACCAGATAGCCCACATCTGCTGAGCGAGGCACCATTTCAGCCACCAGAGAGCTGCTGGTCTGGACTGGGTACAGCACCTGAGGGGCGTTGTCGTTCTGGTCCTGGATCATTATGTTCACAGTCACGTTACTACTGAGTGGAGGAGAGCCTCCATCCTGCGCTTTAACAACTACCTGCAGTTGTTTAATTTGTTCATAATCAAATGAGCGCACTGCGTGTAACACCCCCGTCTCAGCATTAATGGATACAAAAGAGGAAACCGGGCTACCGCTGACCTGCACGTCCTCCAGAAAATATGAAATTCTGGCATTTTGATTCCAATCGGAGTCCCGCGCACTCACAGTAAATATGGACATCCCCGGGGGATTATTCTCCGTTACAAAAGCAGAATACATCTTTCTATCAAACAACGGGACGTTGTCATTCACATCAGATACTCTTAGACGCAATACTATAGAGCCGGACAGCGAAGGAGACCCAGAATCAGTTGCCTTAACCGTTATGTTGTATTCTGGCACAATTTCTCTGTCGAAAGCAGCGTTGGTTAGTAAAGTGTAATAATTTGTCAGAGATGATTTTATTGTAAAGGGGAGGTTTTTATCTAAGGAGCAGGTCACCTGACCGTTCCTCTCTGAGTCTGCATCTTTTACATTGATTATTGCAACCGTGGTGCCAGACGCGGCGTCCTCCGGGATTGGGCTTGAGAAAGACATGACATTTATAATTGGTGCGTTATCGTTAACATCAACAATGTCAATTAAAACCTTACTGGTATCCGTAAGACCTCCTTGGTCGGTCGCCTCAATCATAATTTCATATTTCTTGTCTTTCTCGTAATCAATTTGCCCCGCAAGTGTTATCACCCCAGTAGTTTCGTCCATTTGAAATATGTCGGTCAGCTGCTGCTTTAAGTTAGAAAACCTGTACGTGATTCGACTGTTTGACCCGATATCTGCATCACTGGCGTTCACTGTCGTGATATAGGTGCCCTTCGCTGCGTTTTCTACAACAGTGGCCCTGTAGACTGACTGGTTAAAAACGGGGGAATTGTCATTTACATCTAGGACGGTGATCTCTATATTTGCTGTCCCGGATCTCTCTGGCGCGCCCCCATCCACAGCTATCAGCTTTAACGACAACCTCGGCTGGCTTTCTCTGTCTAGCTGTTTTTGTAGAACCATTTCTGCATATTTTCTACCGTCTGGGGTTGAATGTTGCTTCAACACGAAATGATCGTTCGCGCTTAACGTGTATTTCTGCAAGCCGTTACTGCTCACATCTGCATCTTCTGCAGAGGATAACACAAAACGCGAGCCAATTGTGGCCGACTCGCTTATTTCAAACGTATTGTCTCCCTTTCTAAACATCGGAGAATTGTCATTGATATCGATAATTTCCACTGTGACTTGAT
Proteins encoded:
- the LOC130126298 gene encoding protocadherin beta-16-like gives rise to the protein MAFLESHHVPCVKWRSHCKSAWRWLVFLSYLINIVCGQIRYSIPEEMKKGSLIGNVAQDLGLDLKRLRPGRARIVTGETTHYVELKTDKGSLVVHERMDREQICGDATPCSFSFEVILENPMELHQVTVEIIDINDNSPMFRKGDNTFEISESATIGSRFVLSSAEDADVSSNGLQKYTLSANDHFVLKQHSTPDGRKYAEMVLQKQLDRESQPRLSLKLIAVDGGAPERSGTANIEITVLDVNDNSPVFNQSVYRATVVENAAKGTYITTVNASDADIGSNSRITYRFSNLKQQLTDIFQMDETTGVITLAGQIDYEKDKKYEIMIEATDQGGLTDTSKVLIDIVDVNDNAPIINVMSFSSPIPEDAASGTTVAIINVKDADSERNGQVTCSLDKNLPFTIKSSLTNYYTLLTNAAFDREIVPEYNITVKATDSGSPSLSGSIVLRLRVSDVNDNVPLFDRKMYSAFVTENNPPGMSIFTVSARDSDWNQNARISYFLEDVQVSGSPVSSFVSINAETGVLHAVRSFDYEQIKQLQVVVKAQDGGSPPLSSNVTVNIMIQDQNDNAPQVLYPVQTSSSLVAEMVPRSADVGYLVTKVVAVDVDSGQNAWLSYKLQKATDRALFEVGLQNGEIRTIRQVTDKDAVKQRLTVVVEDNGQPSRSATVNVNVAVADSFPEVLSEFTDFTHDKEYNDNLTFYLVLALAVVSFLFITCLVVIISVKIYRWRQSRILYHSSLPVIPYYPPRYSDTLGTGTLQHVYNYEVCRTTDSRKSDCKFGRAGSQNVLIMDPSCTGTMQRIQNEKNILDEPDSPVEVSLFFVLFFWNAYLSFYYGYFASTLTNP
- the LOC130126288 gene encoding protocadherin beta-8-like; its protein translation is MLDRTMERRALLFIWVFSLSWARGQVSYSIPEEMAKGSLVGNVAQDLGLDIQRLKSGKARIYTGDSGGYMVLDKERGVLLVGERIDREALCGRTTPCALDFQIILENPMEFYTVTVEVTDINDNAPAFKNGEVKFDVGELAQIGAKFVLEKAVDDDVGLNGLQSYSLRPSDNFVLNSYRVGGSRNVEMVLRKPLDREKQDRLSLVLTAVDGGEPRLSGTIQIRIAVLDANDNAPVCAQAEYKANVEEDAVKGSVLTTVSATDADQGSHGHVLYSISGIAEGAAGLFKVNEDNGLFQLVGKLDYERIKHYEIDVQAADPGGNSDVCKVIIEVLDTNDNPPIINIMSQLRSIAEDVKPGTVLTMMNIQDPDSDENGKVLCVLDENVPFDMKSTSNNFFTLVTDSNLDRERASEYNISITCCDEGVPSLSSSVTLTLHISDVNDNAPVFERSSYEAYIVENNTPGLSIFTVKATDADWNQNARVSYILEDSSVNGVPVSSYVSVSADSGVIHAVRSFDYEHIKDFHLCVKAQDGGSPPLSSNVTVKIMIQDQNDNAPQVLYPVQTSSSLVAEMVPRSADVGYLVTKVVAVDVDSGQNAWLSYKLQKATDRALFEVGLQNGEIRTIRQVTDKDAVKQRLTVVVEDNGQPSRSATVNVNVAVADSFPEVLSEFTDFTHDKEYNDNLTFYLVLALAVVSFLFITCLVVIISVKIYRWRQSRILYHSSLPVIPYYPPRYSDTLGSGTLQHVYNYEVCRTTDSRKSDCKFGRAGSQNVLIMDPSCTGTMQRIQNEKNILDEPDSPVEVSVHKNVHFSFLFAFLQNHGQLPTS